Genomic DNA from Hordeum vulgare subsp. vulgare chromosome 2H, MorexV3_pseudomolecules_assembly, whole genome shotgun sequence:
ggtccagccttgggtttcttcggcggattggcaacaggcttgccgctcttcttagaatttcccttcttgcctttgctgtttctcttgaaactagtggtcttgctcaccatcaacacttgatgctctttacggagttcagactctgcgactttcagcatcgcatacaactcgccgggagacttgttcatcccttgcatgttgtagttcaacacaaagcctttgtagcttggcggcagtgattgaaggattctgtcagtgatagcttcttgcgggagttcaatccccagctcagctagacggtttgagtacccagacattttgagcacatgttcactgacagacgagttttcctccatcttgcaagcatagaatttatcggaggtctcatacctctcgatccgggcgttcttctgaaagataaacttcaactcctggaacatctcaaatgctccatgacactcaaagcgacgttgaagtcccggttctaagccatacaagactgcacattgaactattgagtagtcctccttacgcgctaaccaagcgttcttaacatcctgatcagccgtagcgggtggttcatctcctagcgcagcattaaggacataatccttctttccagcttgtaagattagcttaagattacaagcccagtctacaaagttgcttccatcatctttcaacttagctttctctaggaacgtattaaaattcaggatgacacttgcgtgagccatgatctacaacacaaatatattcaaagtggacttagactatgttcaagataattagagttcaacttaatcaaattatatgctaaactcccactcaaaaagtacatctctctagtcatttgagtggttgatgatccacttacactatcccaagtccgatcatcacgtgagtcgagagtagtttcagtggtaagcatccctatgctaatcatatcaactatatgattcatgatcgacctttcggtctcatgtgttccgaggccatgtctgcacatgctaggctcgtcaagcttaacccgagtgttccgcgtgcgcaactgttttgcacccgttgtatgtgaacgttgagtctatcacacccgatcatcacgtggtgtctcgaaacgacgaactgtagcaacggtgcacagtcggggagaacacaatttcgtcttgaaattttagtgagagatcacctcataatgctaccgtcgttctaagcaaaataaggtgcaaaaaggattaacatcacatgcaattcataagtgacatgatatggccatcatcacgtgcttcttgatctccatcaccaaagcaccggcacgatcttcttgtcaccggcgccacaccatgatcatccatcaacgtgtttccatcgtggttgtcgtgctacttatgctattactactaaagctacatcctagcaaaatagtaaacgcatctgcaagcacatatgttagtataaagacaaccctatggctcctgccggttgccgtaccatcgacatgcaagtcgatatttctattacaacatgatcatctcatacatccaatatatcacatcacatcgttggccatatcacatcacaatcataccctgcaaaaacaagttagacgtcctctaattttgttgttgcatgttttacgtggtgaccaagggtatctagtaggatcgcatcttacttacgcaaacaccacaacggagatatatgagttgctattttaacctcatccaaggacctcctcggtcaaatccgattcaactaaagttggagaaacagtcacttgccagtcatctttgagcaaagggggttactcgtaacgatgaaaccagtctctcgtaagcgtacgagtaatgtcggtccaagccgcttcaatccaacaataccgcggaatcaagaaaagactaaggagggcagcaaaacgcacatcaccgcccacaaaaccttttgtgttctacttgagaagacatctacgcatgaacctagctcatgatgccactgttggggaacgtcgcatgggaaacaaaaaatttcctacgcgcacgaagacctatcatggtgatgtccatctacgagaggggatgagtgatctacgtacccttgtagatcgtacagcagaagcgttagagaacgcggttgatgtagtggaacgtcctcacgtccctcgatccgccccgcgaacaatcccgcgatcagtcccacgatctagtaccgaacggacggcacctccgcgttcagcacacgtacagctcgacgatgatctcggccttcttgatccagcaagagagacggagaggtagaagagttctccggcagcgtgacggcgctccggaggttggtgatgatcttgtctcagcagggctccgcccgagctccggagaaacacgatctagaggaaaaactacggaggtatgtggtcgggcagccgtgagaaagtcgtctcaaatctgccctaaaagccccatatatataggaggagggagggggaccttgccttggggtccaagggatccccaaggggtcggccgagccaggggggaggactctccccccccccccaaaccgagtcctacttggtttggtgggagggagtccttcccccttcccacttcttccttttttttcctttcctttgattttttctcccttggcgcataggggattggtgggctgtcccaccagcccactaagggctagtgtgacccccccaaatgcctatgggcttccccggagtgggttgcccccctccggtgaacccccggaacccattcgtcattcccggtacattcccggtaactccgaaaaccttccggtaatcaaatgaggtcatcctatatatcactcttcgtttccggactattccggaaaccctcgtggcgtccgtgatctcatccgggactccgaacaacattcggtaaccaaccatataactcaaatacgcataaaacaacgtcgaaccttaagtgtgcagaccctgcgggttcgagaactatgtagacatgacccgagagactcctcgatcaatatccaacagcgggacctggatgcccatattggatcctacatattctacgaagatcttatcgtttgaacctcagtgccaaggattcgtataatcccgtatgtcattccctttgtccttcggtatgttacttgcccgagattcgatcgtcagtatccgtatacctatttccacctcgtttaccggcaagtctctttactcgttccgtaatacaagatcccgcaacttacactaagttacattgcttgcaaggcttgtgtgtgatgttgtattaccgagtgggccccgagatacctctccgtcacacggagtgacaaatcccagtcttgatccatactaactcaactaacaccttcggagatacctgtagagcatctttatagtcacccagttacgttgcgacgtttgatacacacaaagcattcctccggtgtcagtgagttatatgatctcatggtcataggaataaatacttgacacgcagaaaaacagtagcactaaaatgacacgatcaacatgctacgactattagtttgggtctagtccatcacgtgattctcccaatgacgtgatccagttatcaagcaacaacaccttgttcataatcagaagacactgactatcatcgatcaactggctagccaactagaggcatgctagggacggtgttttgtctatgtatccacacatgtaaatgagtcttaattcaatacaattatagcatggataataaactattatcttgatacaggaattataataataactatacatttattatttcctctagggcataattcctacAGTACTACGTATCCAGCAAACAATTTGTGCCTTCTTAATAATTGGTCCTATTCTCAGGCTGTGGCTGTAGGTTATGCCATCATGATGACAAGAGACGAAGATCTCACTTGGCAAATGATGGCAATACGAGTGCTGCCTATGTTTGTTTTGTCTGCCATATCGTCTGTGGTATATTCAGCAGTTGTAAACTTCACAAGGATGCGTAAGTATCTTGAAATCATGATTAGTAGTCCACATATTTGAACTATTTCTGCATTTTTTCAACCATTCTTAGTGAGTCCTGCATTGGTGTTGCCGTCCCATCATGTTTATATGTGTGTCGAATGTGACTTCTGTAACTATATCTTTGGCTTTAATATTGTGAAGTATGGAGCACTATGTTTTTTTTCTGCAGATCAACAGTATGTTGTTAGCTGGCACACTATTGTACTAGTTCACATATGCTGGTGTGAACTGTATTTTAAGTTTCTGGCTTGAATTGAAATAATTGAACTAATTTCCATTCTTCTAATTTCTGATAAATATGCAATACGAAACAGTTTACAATATATGTATGCACTTGCACacatagcattttcacttctttgcACATTTTTTTGTTGTGGTGCTTCTAGTTTGACTCACTCAAGTCTTTTTTACTTTCACTTGTGTGCGATCTTATCAGAGGAGATAGATTTCCTTTAGTTTTACCTATCTTCCCTAAAATGGTTATGCTTGTGTTACAGAATTTATGTTTATGCTTTATAATACAAACTTTCATTTTAGCTGGAATGCTATTCTTTTCATTTGATGTTCTGAAATTTGATGGCAGTCAAAGAGTGTGTCGAATTGCTTGGGACTTAGATACGTGTAAATAATATCTGCATGAAAGTGGTTTTTGTTCCCCTAGATCCTATTTATCCAAATAGAAACATGGTGTGATTAATTTAAGGGACACACACATAAACATCATTCTGTTGATGCACATAAATATCTGTTTGCTACAATGCACTACATGGTCAACCATCCATCTCAGGTACATAAGCAACCTTGTCATATAGTATACACCGACTATCGACCTACACCTCTCCAGCACTATGTATTTCCTGCTAGAGGTGATGGCTTATACCTGGTCGTTGATGAAAATGGCAAGTTCAGAGAGGACAATTTTCAGAAATCTCTGAATGTCCTTGCCCCTGCTAGTGGCAATGACAATAAGAGGGAAAACGATAAGCGGCAAAAAGGCGTTGTCTCGGTAGGCAAAACTAATGTAGAAAGCGACATATTCAAGATGGTGAAAATGATAATTCAACGTCAATATGACCCTATGATACTTTTCAGCTTCAGCAAAAGAGAGTGTGAATTTCTTGCCATGCAGGTAAGTTCCTTTTCTAGATTGATGGTCGCTTTGCAGGATAGTAATACTCTTTGGCTCAAGGAAGTAAATGTCTTGGTTGATTTTGACTGTCCTGCTTGTGTTGTAGATGGCCAAGATGGACTTGAATGGGGATGTTGTGCCTTTCATTTGAGCTACAacatgttgctgaatcaactacgCTCTGAGGATCGTGATCCAGAAAATCTTCTTCGGCATTCATTCTACCAATTTCAAGCAGATAGAGCTCTCCCTGATCTTGAGGTTTGTTGAAATTTCTATGTATTTTCAATCTTTGAATAAATTGCTACCATTTGCTGTCTGCCTCTCGTCCTTTCGCCCATGATCCTGTTAGTTAGCTTTGGGCACACAAGCATGTTCTTTGAATCCCATGGATACTCATGTAAGGTTGTTGTACTATATATGTTGCAATACTATTATTTCCTAGGGGGTATTCCCTGTTGTTCCCATTAAGATGTAATAAGATGTTCCTGCCACACCAATGTTTGTTACTTGCTTTTTGCCATTTATGACATGGTTGCATGTTTACAAAGAAGGTTTTCAGAATGGCATCCATAATAGTTACAAAGGTATATGTATAACTGTATATGGCATCCAGAATAGTTACAGCTGTAAGAATGTTTACAAAGGTATTGTACTTCTCATTTTTGTTCTTGTCGTGCTTATAATGTCCTTGGTTCTTACTTGATGGTCATTCAACTATTTGTTTTGTTGCAGGATTGTGCCGACACTACTTGGAGCATAGCCTCCATCCAAGTCGCACTTCGCAATTCTTGTAAATGATGAGAAGATATTGATTGTTGAGAAGGGTGTTTCCTTGAATGATTCCATCTGGTTCCTTGAGGTAAAGATTGACAAAGAATTGCTATCCTTCTTGGTTTGCCTAGTGTTCTTACTTTACAAAATCAAACATTTCATGTGTATTTTCATGAAAGATGAAATGCAATCTTACTGTTTCAGACAGGTGTTAATCTTACTCTACAGAAGTGCATATACATAGCCACGATTCTTAGCCTTTTTAATCATATTCACATTTTCATTACAAGGACATACATATCCTTTTTTGACTGAATTTTTATGACAAGTTTCCTCACTGTTGAATGGCCATTTCAAGTATATGCAAAGATTTGATCCTAAATTTGGTTTTAATGGAGGCGCATGCACCATTCAACCTTTGTATGCTCCTGCTGTTACCTACAACACTGAGTTCCCCCAGCTTGGGTCGCCACAAATGTCTCATGTTCCATTCGAATAGCAGTAGCCTTCTTTTTAGCTTACTGTCGTGCAAGTTTCTTTCTTAAACTGTGAAATCTGAATGTTTCTGAATGTTGAGATTCGCTCCCATCATTTTTGTTGCATCATTACCTTTGCTATATTTGCTAGAATCACCATCACAAGATAGTCAGACCTGAAAGTATTACCACACAAAAGCTAGAGTTAAATACTCATACGTTTACTCACTATATATCAACGAGTATCTCTCAAGAAGCTATATTCCGGATATGCGTATGCGTCTATATTATTCCGGATATGCGTATGCGTCTATATTTTTGTGAAAGTATTACCAAATATTTTTTCTTTAACAGTCTTGTCCCTATTTGATTTATGATAACTAACGAAACTTGGGTCACAGAAAAGAGTGCgagggtcacaggaagtgaactaAAGGAGCGCCTGTGGAAGGGTGGCTATGGTGAAATTTATAATTTCCCCTTCAAGCAGTTTGATACTATCCTTGACATGGAAAAAGATAAGTTGGCTCCTGAgatagaagaggaagaagtaagaCAGTACCGACTCTGAGAATCAAGATAATTTTGTTATGTTCTCACTACTCACAATCTTTCCCATATATTATGGATTCACTTGCCAATACAGGAAGGCGAGATAGAGTATGTTGAAGGTGATGATATCGAGATGGGTGACATGGATGATATGGAAGATTTTGaaggctttggtgatgaagatggtaaaCATTTCCCTTGTTTCTACTGATTTTAATTTTGCATGTTATAGAGTGCTCTGATTTGCGAAGATACTTCTCATTTTTCTATGTTCACTAGATAATGTAAAGAAACTTTACATTTTCTGAATTATGGGCCTTGAAATTCCATTCTGACTTGTTTAATTAAGTATGCGGTGTAGAAATATTTATTTGGACAAAATGGTTATTTGGCATAGTAGTGCCAACTGCAAATCTGACCTCCATACAAAATACAAAATGATtgcagatgatggagatgaagatgaTATGGAAGAGCCAGTAACAAAGAAACCCAAGCGATCAGACTCGGATTCAAGTTCAAAGATTGGGCGGAAATCTAGGAAGGTTATCACCAAGGTAAATCGATTGTTCTCGGTATGATTTTTTGACATGAGTATGAATATTCTTGATGTCATCATACACCATGTCGCCTATAAACATTGATAAAATCGAACACATCTTACTGTCTTGTCAGTTGTCACGTACGATTTGCTGTCCAACACATAAAGTAGTAGTGGCCTAGGGGGATCAGTAATTATTCTTTTCTCTTTATGAAAGCTCTTTGGATGATTTCTTTATTGTAGAGGTTCTCCCAAAATATGCATTTGTTTCACAATGTTAGTTTTTCTTTCAAAGTGATTTCATCGTGCCGTACGCTAATTTGAACTAGCACAAATTCCTGCCGGAGCATAATTTGTTCCTCACCTTTTCGCAACACGTGGAAGAAGACAAGGACAGGGGTAGCAGTCAAAGGACGCGAATGTGATTCTCCAGGCACGGCTTCAGTAACAtgcttggtgtcgatgatgttgtACTTTAGATAATTTTTCCTGTCTTTctcgtgatgaccgcagctctcttctatgtgatggtagtttagatgatcgatatcgacttgtaatgtgaagacaaactcgctactcgcggtctcgagacatgtaatgttctaactttgttcggtattttaaattcggagactaatatgatgaattatattcggagactaatcttctattgtattcgataaatctgttgtttatatgttgtgctctctatattctggGCAGTGATATGTTTTGTAATCTGTGAAAAtatcagaaaaagaaaaaataaaaaaaataatacctaatattcatactagtggcgcatcactcagcactttagtggcgcactgcaaaagcacactagtggcgcatcgtcaactagtgcgccattagtaagccatcatgggtaaatatggcccatgggaggcatactaatggcgcaccatgagctatactaatggcgcactccttggtgtgccattagtataccagatactaatggcgcaccatgaactatactaatggcgcactgcctggtgcgccattagtataccagatagtaatggcgcaccatgagctatactaatggcgcactgcctggtgcaccattagtataccagatactaatggcgcactgcgtggtgcgccattagtataccagatactaatggcgcaccacatgtgcgccattagtaaaaaattctaatggcgtgatgctagtggcgcacctgtagtgcgccattagtagccaaaataggtgcgccactagcaggccttttcctagtagtgtatgtGTTGTTTGATTTTATTATTTGTGCTTGATATAAGTCACactttgcttaggcaacaagcatgcggtaatatcactcgtcttattttgatgttcaaaaagaattttggcacttgtttgagttgactatCCAATGCTTGTTTGATTGAACCAAGACCCTTAGACACCCCCTAtgtgctctctctctcacccccttttgacaactgaagacggcaagacaagatgcaccaaggatccactacgaaggacgactgacactgaagacactgactgctCTATGTGCAACCACACGCAAACCTTAGGAGAGtacttttccct
This window encodes:
- the LOC123430161 gene encoding prothymosin alpha-B-like, which produces MEKDKLAPEIEEEEEGEIEYVEGDDIEMGDMDDMEDFEGFGDEDDDGDEDDMEEPVTKKPKRSDSDSSSKIGRKSRKVITKVNRLFSV